One Papaver somniferum cultivar HN1 chromosome 10, ASM357369v1, whole genome shotgun sequence genomic window carries:
- the LOC113318913 gene encoding uncharacterized protein LOC113318913 isoform X1 has translation MNIMNNLSSTLCRRGNLRELITNVSVYSGLSDVAAEGGLASLMVRRWATKKAAGSSKNGRDSNPKNLGVKKFGGERVIPGNIIVRQRGTRFHPGNYVGIGKDHTLFALKEGNVKFERHKLSGRKWVHIEPKDGHVLHPVYTNNPKEGHIIYADKTPVVLETAKA, from the exons ATGAATATAATGAATAATCTTTCTTCAACTTTATGTAGAAGAGGGAATCTGCGAGAGCTGATTACCAATGTTTCCGTCTATAGTGGTCTTTCTG ATGTAGCTGCAGAAGGAGGACTAGCAAGTTTGATGGTCAGACGGTGGGCCACAAAAAAGGCTGCCGGATCGTCAAAGAATGGTCGTGATTCTAACCCCAAGAACTTGGGGGTGAAGAAATTTGGCGGGGAG AGAGTAATTCCTGGAAACATCATAGTACGTCAGCGAGGCACAAGATTTCATCCTGGAAACTATGTTGGAATCGGGAAGGATCACACCTTGTTTGCGCTGAAAGAAGGTAATGTTAAATTTGAGCGTCATAAGCTGAGTGGCCGTAAGTGGGTTCACATTGAGCCCAAAGATGGTCATGTACTTCACCCTGTCTATACCAATAATCCCAAAGAAGGTCATATTATCTACGCCGATAAAACCCCTGTTGTACTAGAGACAGCTAAGGCTTAG
- the LOC113318913 gene encoding uncharacterized protein LOC113318913 isoform X2: MNIMNNLSSTLCRRGNLRELITNVSVYSGLSAAEGGLASLMVRRWATKKAAGSSKNGRDSNPKNLGVKKFGGERVIPGNIIVRQRGTRFHPGNYVGIGKDHTLFALKEGNVKFERHKLSGRKWVHIEPKDGHVLHPVYTNNPKEGHIIYADKTPVVLETAKA, encoded by the exons ATGAATATAATGAATAATCTTTCTTCAACTTTATGTAGAAGAGGGAATCTGCGAGAGCTGATTACCAATGTTTCCGTCTATAGTGGTCTTTCTG CTGCAGAAGGAGGACTAGCAAGTTTGATGGTCAGACGGTGGGCCACAAAAAAGGCTGCCGGATCGTCAAAGAATGGTCGTGATTCTAACCCCAAGAACTTGGGGGTGAAGAAATTTGGCGGGGAG AGAGTAATTCCTGGAAACATCATAGTACGTCAGCGAGGCACAAGATTTCATCCTGGAAACTATGTTGGAATCGGGAAGGATCACACCTTGTTTGCGCTGAAAGAAGGTAATGTTAAATTTGAGCGTCATAAGCTGAGTGGCCGTAAGTGGGTTCACATTGAGCCCAAAGATGGTCATGTACTTCACCCTGTCTATACCAATAATCCCAAAGAAGGTCATATTATCTACGCCGATAAAACCCCTGTTGTACTAGAGACAGCTAAGGCTTAG
- the LOC113316867 gene encoding probable protein phosphatase 2C 8, translating to MVSMNIIEDDHDHDHHSKKYDVPAIPTVGILVSHGSISVCGRRREMEDAITVIPGLLPSSNRKRPCDHDFDFFAVYDGHGGSAVANLCSEQLHKILVDEIQGSSNLDKIDWENVMVSCFLKMDEQVVSGKEVEDENIKSIGSTAVVALISKDKIIVANCGDSRAVLSRAGLPNPLSQDHKPDRIDERDRIEAAGGTVINWDGSRVLGVLATSRSIGDRYLKPYVISVPEVGIFSRTESDEFLILASDGLWDVMSNKMACQIARKCLKGKVARRSSSLLGHPSNAAFAAAVLAEVSMARGSKDNISVVVVQLKKLI from the exons ATGGTCTCAATGAATATAATAGAAGATGATCATGATCATGATCATCATAGTAAGAAATACGATGTACCAGCAATACCGACGGTTGGGATATTAGTATCACATGGCTCCATCTCTGTGTGTGGTAGAAGAAGAGAAATGGAAGATGCTATTACTGTAATCCCAGGTTTACTACCTTCATCAAATCGTAAACGTCCTTGTGatcatgattttgatttcttTGCTGTGTATGATGGACATGGTGGGTCTGCTGTGGCGAATCTATGCAGCGAGCAGTTACACAAGATACTTGTGGATGAGATTCAGGGTTCGTCGAATCTTGATAAGATTGACTGGGAGAATGTTATGGTGAGTTGCTTTTTAAAGATGGACGAACAAGTAGTCAGCGGAAAAGAAGTTGAAGATGAAAACATAAAGTCAATAGGATCAACGGCTGTGGTTGCTTTGATCAGCAAAGATAAAATTATTGTTGCTAATTGTGGTGATTCTAGGGCTGTTTTATCTCGTGCTGGCTTACCGAACCCGCTTTCCCAAGATCACAAG CCTGACAGGATAGACGAGAGGGATAGGATTGAAGCAGCCGGAGGAACGGTTATCAATTGGGATGGTTCTCGTGTTCTTGGGGTACTAGCTACCTCTAGATCTATAG GAGATCGCTACCTCAAACCATATGTAATATCCGTCCCAGAGGTCGGGATATTTTCACGAACCGAAAGCGATGAGTTTCTGATATTAGCTAGTGATGGTTTATGGGATGTTATGTCAAACAAGATGGCTTGTCAAATAGCAAGGAAATGTCTCAAAGGTAAAGTAGCAAGGAGATCCTCATCACTATTGGGTCATCCTAGTAATGCTGCATTTGCTGCGGCAGTTCTGGCTGAAGTTTCAATGGCTAGAGGAAGTAAAGATAATATCAGTGTTGTGGTCGTTCAGTTGAAAAAACTAATCTAA